From the genome of Candidatus Nitrosocosmicus oleophilus, one region includes:
- the asnS gene encoding asparagine--tRNA ligase has product MFKRIADLRTEDNVGKTILLRGWIHRLRKQKEKTFIILRDDRGDIIQAVCPSKFCENLMIESSIEIQGKLEKDPRAVEGGYEVKVDKILIFNIANADYPIGEYQSDEILLDFRHLSLRTRKMINVGKLRNSLLRYSREWFAKDDWMEVTPPILVQSSVEGGSTLFEVKYFNEKAYLSQSSQLYLESMIYCLGPVWTISPSFRAEKSRTIRHLAEFTHLEAEAPWINMTDLITIQEKLIFSIITQIKEHNKKELEFLNAAAAKKLDEISTPFEKITYDKAIDNLRSIECRIRDNDGKERLIEWGDDLNLESERELTRDRSNPIFVTNYPLRIKPFYVKQDPLNEKTGLAVDLLAPQGYGEISGGGIREDNLEKLTKRIRETDLNPNDYSWYLDLRKYGSVPHGGFGLGLERLLRWILDFDDIKNVTLFPRTMTRILP; this is encoded by the coding sequence TTGTTTAAGCGGATCGCAGATTTAAGAACAGAAGACAATGTAGGAAAGACTATTCTATTAAGAGGCTGGATCCATAGACTACGAAAGCAGAAAGAAAAAACCTTCATAATATTAAGAGATGATAGAGGAGACATCATTCAGGCTGTATGTCCTTCTAAATTTTGTGAGAATTTGATGATCGAATCTTCCATAGAGATACAAGGAAAATTAGAAAAAGATCCAAGAGCAGTTGAAGGTGGGTACGAGGTAAAAGTGGACAAAATATTGATTTTCAACATAGCTAATGCCGACTATCCTATAGGAGAGTACCAGAGTGATGAAATCCTACTTGATTTTAGGCATTTATCACTAAGGACAAGAAAAATGATAAATGTTGGAAAACTAAGAAATTCATTATTAAGATACTCCAGAGAATGGTTTGCTAAAGACGATTGGATGGAAGTAACTCCACCAATACTCGTTCAGAGCTCTGTAGAGGGAGGGTCCACCCTATTTGAGGTGAAATATTTCAATGAAAAAGCATATTTGTCCCAAAGCTCTCAACTATACCTCGAGTCAATGATTTACTGCTTGGGTCCTGTATGGACCATTAGTCCCTCCTTTAGAGCAGAAAAATCAAGGACCATAAGACACCTAGCAGAATTCACCCATTTAGAAGCAGAAGCACCATGGATAAATATGACTGATCTTATTACGATTCAGGAGAAACTAATATTCAGTATTATAACTCAGATCAAGGAACACAATAAAAAGGAACTAGAATTTTTGAATGCTGCTGCAGCAAAAAAATTAGATGAAATTTCAACTCCATTTGAAAAAATAACCTATGACAAGGCAATAGATAATTTGAGATCCATCGAATGCAGAATCCGAGATAATGATGGAAAGGAAAGGCTAATTGAATGGGGAGACGATCTAAATCTTGAATCAGAAAGAGAACTAACGAGGGATAGATCTAATCCAATATTTGTAACAAATTACCCTTTGCGCATAAAACCCTTCTACGTTAAACAAGATCCGCTGAATGAGAAGACAGGGTTAGCGGTGGACCTTTTGGCTCCTCAAGGATATGGTGAGATTTCAGGTGGCGGGATTAGAGAAGACAATCTTGAAAAATTAACCAAAAGGATAAGAGAGACTGATCTAAATCCAAATGATTATTCATGGTATTTGGATCTTAGAAAATATGGGTCAGTACCACATGGAGGATTTGGTCTAGGCTTGGAGAGACTGCTGAGATGGATATTAGATTTTGACGACATCAAAAACGTAACACTATTTCCTAGAACAATGACAAGGATCTTGCCTTAA